The following are encoded together in the Aliidongia dinghuensis genome:
- a CDS encoding NADH-quinone oxidoreductase subunit M produces the protein MASLPLLSLIVFLPAAGAAVLMLLRSDDAVRWTALGVTVLDFALCLAMLAGFDTTTHELQFTEARPWVPALGITYALGVDGISALFVFLTGLLGWICVLASWVAIDRKVKEFMISLLAMQALMLGVFCALNLFLFYVCWEAMLIPMYVIIGVWGGDGRVYAAFKFFLYTLVGSLLFLIGIIVLYLHGGTFDILVLTQQHLPFRVQSWLFFAFLIAFAVKVPMVPVHTWLPDAHVQAPTAGSIILAAVLLKMGAYGFLRFSLPMLPAASAHYSTLMLTLSALAIVYGGLLALAQDDLKKLVAYSSISHMGLVTLGIFALNRRGLEGGILQMFNHGVTTGALFLFVGLIYERTHTRSIADYGGLMKAAPVYTTFLALFTLSSMALPGTNSFVGELLVLTGGFAANLAVGAAAVLGALLGAAYLLGMYRKVALGPASVSARFKIRDVNARELAAILPLAVLVLWVGLYPKPFLGIIDASVKHLLAQVYAEGRGQ, from the coding sequence GTGGCGTCGCTTCCTCTGCTCAGCCTCATCGTGTTCCTGCCCGCTGCCGGGGCAGCGGTCCTGATGCTTCTCCGCAGCGACGACGCGGTGCGGTGGACGGCCCTTGGCGTCACCGTCCTCGACTTTGCTCTCTGCCTCGCGATGCTGGCCGGCTTTGACACCACGACCCACGAGTTGCAGTTCACCGAGGCGCGTCCGTGGGTGCCCGCGCTCGGCATCACTTACGCGCTTGGCGTCGATGGAATTAGCGCGCTTTTCGTGTTCCTGACCGGGCTCTTGGGCTGGATCTGCGTGCTCGCCTCGTGGGTCGCGATCGATCGCAAGGTGAAGGAATTCATGATCAGTCTGCTGGCCATGCAGGCGCTGATGCTGGGCGTGTTCTGCGCGCTCAACCTGTTCCTGTTCTACGTCTGCTGGGAGGCGATGCTGATCCCGATGTACGTGATCATCGGCGTCTGGGGTGGCGACGGCCGGGTCTATGCGGCGTTCAAGTTCTTCCTCTACACGCTGGTGGGCAGCCTCCTGTTCCTCATCGGCATCATCGTGCTCTACTTGCACGGCGGGACCTTCGATATCCTCGTCCTGACCCAGCAGCATCTGCCGTTCCGGGTTCAGTCCTGGCTGTTCTTCGCCTTCCTGATCGCCTTCGCCGTCAAGGTGCCGATGGTCCCGGTCCACACCTGGCTGCCGGACGCTCATGTGCAGGCACCGACCGCGGGCAGCATCATCCTCGCCGCCGTGCTCCTGAAGATGGGCGCCTACGGGTTCCTGCGGTTCTCGCTGCCGATGCTCCCGGCGGCATCGGCGCACTATTCGACGCTGATGCTGACCCTTTCGGCGCTTGCGATCGTCTATGGCGGGCTGCTGGCCCTGGCGCAGGACGATCTGAAGAAGCTGGTGGCCTATTCCAGCATCAGCCACATGGGCTTGGTGACGCTGGGGATTTTCGCGCTGAACCGCCGCGGGCTCGAGGGCGGCATCCTGCAGATGTTCAATCATGGCGTCACCACGGGCGCCTTGTTCCTGTTCGTGGGCCTGATCTACGAGCGGACCCATACCCGGAGCATTGCGGATTATGGCGGGCTGATGAAGGCGGCGCCGGTCTATACGACGTTTCTGGCGCTGTTCACCCTGTCGTCGATGGCGCTGCCGGGAACGAATTCGTTCGTGGGCGAATTGCTGGTGCTCACGGGCGGGTTTGCGGCCAACCTGGCCGTCGGCGCGGCCGCCGTTCTGGGGGCATTGCTGGGTGCCGCCTATTTGCTTGGCATGTATAGGAAAGTGGCACTCGGTCCAGCGAGCGTCAGTGCGCGGTTCAAGATCCGCGACGTGAATGCCCGCGAACTGGCGGCGATCCTGCCGCTCGCCGTCTTGGTGCTCTGGGTCGGGCTCTATCCGAAACCCTTTCTCGGCATCATCGATGCCTCGGTGAAGCATCTGCTGGCGCAGGTCTATGCTGAGGGGCGCGGCCAATGA
- a CDS encoding helix-turn-helix domain-containing protein, with product MNKLSLAKRTQILAMLCEGSSMRSISRVVDVSINTASKILVEAGEACLPLHDETVRDVKASRMQCDEIWSFCYAKERTLPTAKAATDGAGDVWTWTALDADTKLIVSYFVGDRSGQSAIALMDDLCGRLRNRVQLTTDGHRAYLEAVEGAFGGDVDYAQLVKLYGEVPQSFKGRYSPAECLGAKKHRVEGEPDLAHVSTSYVERQNLTMRMSMRRFTRLTNAFSKKLDNHIHALALYFAFYNFCRIHKSLRVSPAMAAGVSDRLWSMEDIVALIDARAEPVKRPRTYRKEAMK from the coding sequence ATGAACAAGCTCTCTCTCGCCAAGCGCACCCAAATCCTTGCCATGCTGTGCGAAGGCTCGTCCATGCGGTCGATCTCCCGCGTGGTGGACGTGTCCATCAACACGGCGAGCAAGATCCTCGTGGAAGCTGGCGAGGCATGCTTGCCGCTGCATGACGAGACGGTGCGCGACGTGAAGGCGAGCCGCATGCAGTGCGATGAGATCTGGTCGTTCTGCTACGCCAAGGAGCGGACCCTGCCGACCGCCAAGGCCGCGACCGATGGCGCGGGAGACGTGTGGACTTGGACCGCGCTTGATGCCGATACCAAGTTGATCGTCTCGTACTTCGTCGGGGATCGCTCGGGGCAGTCGGCCATCGCGCTCATGGACGATCTTTGCGGCCGTCTACGCAATCGCGTCCAACTCACCACGGACGGCCACCGGGCCTATTTGGAAGCGGTCGAGGGCGCGTTCGGTGGCGACGTGGACTACGCCCAGCTTGTGAAGCTGTACGGCGAGGTCCCGCAGTCGTTCAAGGGCCGCTATAGCCCCGCCGAATGCTTGGGTGCGAAGAAGCATCGGGTGGAAGGCGAGCCGGATCTGGCGCACGTCTCTACCAGCTATGTCGAGCGCCAGAACCTCACCATGCGGATGTCGATGCGCCGGTTCACGCGGCTGACCAATGCGTTCTCGAAGAAGCTCGACAACCATATTCACGCGCTAGCGCTCTACTTCGCCTTCTACAACTTCTGCCGCATCCACAAGTCGCTGCGGGTGTCGCCCGCGATGGCGGCCGGTGTCAGCGATCGGCTATGGTCGATGGAAGATATCGTTGCGCTGATCGATGCGCGGGCCGAGCCCGTGAAGAGGCCGAGGACTTACCGGAAGGAGGCAATGAAATGA
- a CDS encoding NADH-quinone oxidoreductase subunit N codes for MTPAALSQSILASLPEIVVVGGACILLILGQFVRKGQGALLVCGSVAIVLIAALATLMLAGEGRPAYAGMFIADRFAVFFKVLFYLTTVLTFLLSRKYAEIEEIESSEYYVLLLFALSGMMIMASATDLISIYVGLELMVLCTYVLTGFLRRERRSNEAALKYVILGAVSTGIFLYGASLVYGLTGTTQLDGMAAAATGDRLDPGLLLAVVFIVAGLVFKVGAVPFHMWVPDVYEGAPTTITAFMSVGPKAAGFAVILRVFLNPLVAASHAWVIVAVIAVVTMALGSFVALVQDNFKRLLAYSSIAHAGFALFGVVAGSADGISGVMLYLLIYTFMNLGIFGIVIMMRNGDFSGEVIEDYAGFAKSHRALALLMLLYLFSLAGIPPTAGFFAKFYVLVALVERGFVTLAVIAVLLSAVAAYFYIRIVMVIYMREPDGAFDPVLTPAVRATLALTAAATIGIGLFPAWFLKLAHLSAMAAGR; via the coding sequence ATGACCCCCGCTGCGCTGTCCCAGTCGATCCTCGCCAGCCTGCCGGAGATCGTGGTGGTCGGCGGAGCCTGTATCCTGCTGATCCTGGGACAGTTTGTCCGCAAGGGGCAGGGAGCTCTCCTTGTCTGCGGTTCCGTCGCGATCGTGCTGATTGCCGCCTTGGCGACACTCATGCTGGCGGGCGAGGGGCGGCCAGCCTACGCGGGCATGTTCATCGCCGACCGCTTCGCCGTCTTCTTCAAGGTGCTGTTCTACTTGACCACCGTTCTGACATTCCTTCTTTCGCGGAAATATGCCGAGATCGAAGAGATCGAGAGCAGCGAATACTATGTCCTGCTGCTGTTCGCCCTTTCGGGAATGATGATCATGGCCTCGGCCACCGATCTCATCTCGATCTATGTCGGCCTCGAGCTGATGGTGCTCTGCACCTATGTGTTGACCGGCTTCCTGCGGCGGGAACGGCGGTCGAACGAGGCGGCGCTGAAATATGTGATCCTTGGCGCGGTCTCGACCGGGATCTTCCTTTACGGCGCCTCGTTGGTCTACGGGCTCACCGGCACGACGCAGCTGGACGGGATGGCGGCGGCGGCGACCGGCGATCGGCTCGATCCCGGATTGCTGCTGGCGGTGGTCTTCATCGTCGCAGGGCTGGTCTTCAAGGTCGGCGCGGTGCCGTTCCATATGTGGGTGCCGGACGTCTACGAAGGCGCGCCGACGACGATCACCGCGTTCATGTCGGTGGGCCCCAAGGCGGCGGGCTTCGCGGTGATCTTGCGGGTGTTTCTCAACCCGCTGGTGGCTGCTTCGCACGCCTGGGTGATCGTCGCGGTCATTGCTGTGGTGACCATGGCGCTCGGCAGTTTCGTGGCGCTGGTGCAGGACAATTTCAAGCGCCTCTTGGCTTATTCCAGCATCGCCCATGCCGGGTTCGCCTTGTTCGGCGTGGTGGCCGGCAGTGCGGACGGCATCTCCGGCGTGATGCTCTACCTGCTGATCTACACGTTCATGAACCTCGGCATCTTTGGCATCGTCATCATGATGCGGAACGGCGATTTCTCGGGCGAGGTCATCGAGGACTACGCAGGTTTCGCCAAGTCGCACCGCGCGCTGGCGCTCCTGATGCTGCTCTATCTGTTCTCGCTGGCCGGCATCCCGCCGACGGCCGGCTTCTTCGCCAAGTTCTATGTGCTGGTGGCACTCGTCGAACGGGGGTTCGTCACGCTGGCGGTGATCGCGGTGCTACTGAGCGCCGTCGCCGCCTACTTCTACATCCGCATCGTCATGGTGATCTACATGCGCGAACCCGACGGCGCGTTCGACCCGGTGCTGACGCCCGCGGTCCGCGCCACGCTCGCGCTCACTGCCGCCGCCACCATCGGCATCGGCCTGTTTCCGGCGTGGTTTCTGAAGCTTGCACACCTCTCCGCGATGGCGGCTGGCCGGTAG
- a CDS encoding Na(+)/H(+) antiporter subunit D gives MTDFIHPALLFILGALPIPFLKGSARTAYLLLIPALTILAVLTMQPGSYGAARFIGQDILIAKVDKLAIVFAIVFTIMALIGTVYALHLTDAGQHVAAFVYVGCALGVVFAGDYLTLYLFWEGMAFASAYLVFAQRGRQAIRAGFRYLMVHVTGGVVLLGGVILHGLATGSLLFGPIEGSAGVGGYLILAGFMLNAAVPPLNAWLTDAYPEATVTGAVFMSAFTTKTAVYVLARAFPGTELLVWFGTVMALYGVVYAVLENDCRRLLAYHIVSQVGYMVAGVGIGTEMAVNGAASHAFAHILYKALLFMGAGAVIHVTGRRKLTELGGLYRTMPWTVALYMVGAFAISAFPFFSGFVTKSMVIAAAAQDHRALVVLALTMASSGTFLHTGLKLPYYMFFGTDRGLVAREPPRNMLVAMGMAAALCIAIGLFPQRLYALLPYPVDFEPYTGVHVVESLGVLMFTALGFVLFLRSLDPENTISIDTDWFYRKGARQFMWLAEKPLASYEKAVSDVSETAALPFLHRTARAGLWVDLNGVDAVVNGVARATLRGGRALRQLQTGVVTHYALAMMAGVIAATAVFAVVWR, from the coding sequence ATGACTGACTTCATCCATCCCGCCCTGCTGTTCATTCTTGGCGCCCTGCCGATCCCCTTCCTGAAGGGATCGGCCCGCACGGCTTATCTGCTGCTGATCCCGGCACTGACGATCCTGGCCGTGCTCACCATGCAGCCGGGCAGCTACGGTGCTGCGCGGTTCATCGGGCAGGACATCCTGATTGCGAAGGTCGACAAGCTGGCCATCGTTTTCGCCATCGTCTTCACCATCATGGCGCTGATCGGCACGGTCTACGCGCTGCACCTGACGGACGCCGGCCAGCATGTGGCAGCGTTCGTCTATGTCGGCTGCGCGCTCGGCGTGGTGTTCGCCGGCGACTACCTGACCCTGTACCTGTTCTGGGAAGGCATGGCGTTCGCTTCTGCCTATCTGGTCTTCGCCCAGCGCGGCAGGCAGGCGATCCGCGCCGGGTTCCGCTATCTCATGGTCCATGTCACCGGCGGCGTCGTCCTGCTCGGCGGGGTCATCCTCCACGGGCTCGCGACCGGTTCGCTGCTCTTCGGCCCGATCGAGGGGAGCGCCGGCGTCGGCGGCTACCTGATCCTTGCCGGGTTCATGCTCAACGCCGCCGTGCCGCCACTCAACGCCTGGCTGACCGACGCCTATCCGGAGGCGACCGTCACCGGGGCGGTGTTCATGAGCGCCTTCACCACCAAGACCGCCGTCTATGTGCTGGCGCGGGCCTTTCCGGGGACCGAGCTGCTGGTCTGGTTCGGGACCGTGATGGCGCTTTACGGCGTCGTCTACGCCGTGCTGGAGAACGATTGCCGGCGGCTTTTGGCCTATCACATCGTGAGCCAGGTCGGCTACATGGTGGCGGGCGTCGGCATCGGCACCGAGATGGCGGTGAACGGCGCGGCCAGCCATGCCTTCGCACACATCCTTTACAAGGCGCTCCTCTTCATGGGGGCGGGGGCGGTGATCCATGTCACCGGGCGGCGCAAGCTCACCGAGCTCGGCGGGCTCTACCGGACCATGCCATGGACTGTGGCGCTCTACATGGTCGGCGCCTTCGCGATCTCGGCATTTCCGTTCTTCTCGGGCTTCGTCACGAAATCGATGGTGATAGCGGCCGCCGCACAGGATCACCGCGCGCTCGTGGTTCTGGCGCTGACGATGGCATCGTCGGGAACGTTCCTGCACACCGGGCTCAAGCTCCCGTACTACATGTTCTTCGGCACGGACAGGGGACTCGTGGCGCGGGAGCCGCCCCGCAACATGCTGGTCGCGATGGGCATGGCGGCGGCGCTCTGCATCGCGATCGGGCTGTTCCCCCAGCGGCTTTACGCGCTTCTGCCTTATCCGGTCGACTTCGAACCCTACACCGGCGTCCATGTCGTCGAGAGCCTCGGCGTGCTCATGTTCACCGCCTTGGGGTTCGTGCTGTTCCTTAGGTCGCTCGATCCGGAGAACACGATCAGCATCGACACCGACTGGTTTTACCGCAAGGGAGCGCGGCAGTTCATGTGGCTCGCCGAAAAGCCGCTTGCGAGCTACGAGAAGGCGGTGAGCGACGTGTCCGAGACGGCGGCGCTGCCCTTCCTGCACCGGACGGCGCGGGCCGGACTGTGGGTCGATCTCAACGGTGTGGATGCCGTCGTGAACGGCGTCGCCCGTGCGACCCTGCGCGGCGGCCGGGCGCTCCGGCAGCTCCAGACCGGCGTCGTGACCCACTACGCGCTGGCGATGATGGCGGGTGTGATCGCGGCTACCGCCGTGTTCGCCGTGGTGTGGCGTTAA